GATATTCGGGCCAAGCGCCAACGCGATTCCCCAATAGGCCATGGCACAGGTCGAATCGAGTCTCACCGCTTCCTTAAAAGAACGAATAGCTTCAGGATGATTGAAGGCATACGTTAAAATCAGGCCCTGATCAAAATATTTTTGCGCCAATGGCGACTTGGTGGTGATGGCATGATGATGATTGCCGAGATCTTTGAACAACGGCGCGATACGTTTTTCATCTTTTGTTTTGGGTTGACTGAAATTTACCGCCAAGAACGCCGCGCCTAACAGAAGCGTGTAAAAAACGAGGTAAGATTGCCAGGATTTGATTCTCACAGGCTGCCTCCTTTTCGAAATGCTTGCAAAATGGTCATGCTTTTCGCCCGCCGAAAATGGCATGCCCGGCTTTCATCCAGTAGACATCGATATCTACAAACCCCGCTTGCGCCAGCCATTGCAATTGCTCGAAGAGACCCGAAGGTTTGTCGATGCCATCCGGATGGCGGTACATGTTCCACTCGCTCTGCTGAAAATACTCGAATGCGCGCAGATCGCCATCGAGATATAGCGCGCGTTGGCGCGTTGCCTCATCCCAGGCTTCCGCAGCAACGGCTACACCCTGAGCATGCGCGGGCTGAACCACATCTGCAATAAGAAATACACCCTCTGATTCCAACAGTTCAAATATATCGCAACAGAGCTGAAGTTTTTGATTGCCGTCCAAATGATGAATGGCCAGCGAGGAGAGCACGGCGTGAACTGGATACGGCAATTTGCGCCAATCGGAAGCAGCCAGATCGAAGTGAGCCGTATCAAACCGTTCACCAAAACGGGCGAGGCGGCTCAGCGCCTTGTTCAGCATTTCACGTGAACCATCGAAGCCGTGTACGATACTTGTCGTGAAGCGTTGCAGTACGGCTTCAGCTAGCAAACCTTCGCCGCAGCAAAGCTCCAGAACATGAAATGTATGCATGCGCGGCGGAATCAACGCAACGAGAGTTTGCATTTGAACTTCACGCTCCGGCACAAAGTAGTTGCCATAATCGATGAATGTTTGCGAGCTTTGTTCGCCCCAGGCGCGGCCGGAATCAGAATTTTTTTGTGGCATGCGAGTTTTGCCCTGAAGTTGATTTGGTTGAGGCCATAGATAATTCCAGCAAGGCAAAGATGCAAGCAAAATGAAACGCAATCGCAACCGGCATATATTTTTCCGCTTGATTTTTTGGCGGTGATATGGTAATCTGCACGCAGCCAATGTGAACAAGTCATCCACCATACCCATCTTACAATCCGTCGAATTGCTTGACAACCGTCCGGACTCGCGGTTTTCCACTTCCCGAGGAGATTCTTCAAAAGCATGCTCAGTTTGACCAGATTTCACGAAGCGCAAAAATATCCTATAACATGTTCCGATGCGCTCGAGCGATTACCCAAGCTTGCTTTTAATTTGTGGCGCGGCGTTATATGCCAAGCATCCAACACGGCGTTGAGCGCGTGACAAAAATTTCGCAAGATAACAGCGATAAACCACGCCCGAAAAAGACTGAACGGTTAGAATTGCTCATAACATTCATCTGAGAGATGTGAAGCGGGAGAACATGCGAATCAAAATTTTCCTAGTTATTGCGGGGCTGTTGTGGATAGGCGCGCCGGCGCGCGCGCAAAATTTCCCTGCGCCGGTTGGTTTTGTGAATGACTTTGCACATGTGATTCCGGACGATATTGAAGCACAAATCACAACATTAACGACAGAACTCGAGCAGAAAACCGGCGCGGAAGTCACGGTTGTTACCATCGATTCCATCGGCGATTACGACTATACCGATTACGCCATCCGCCTGTTCGAAAAATGGGGCATCGGCAAGAAGGGGAAAGACAACGGCGTTTTGATTTTTTTGACTGTGCAGGAACGTAAAGCGCGTATTGAAGTCGGCTATGGCCTTGAGGGTATTCTGCCGGATATTACTGCGGGGCGAATTTTTCGGCAGTATATGGTGCCTGATCTGCAGCGCAATGATTTCGGCGCGGGTTTGCTTGCAGGCGTGCGTGTGATCGTGGGCGTAATTGCCGAGGATGCAGGTGTAGAAATCACCGGCGCCATTCGACCCCGTTTAAGCCGGCGACCAGAGGAGGGCGAGTTCCCGGTTACAACGCTGATCATCATCATCGTGATTCTCATTATTCTTGCGCGTTCCGGTTTGCTCGGGCCGATGTTGTATTCCGGCGGGCTTGGCGGCGGGCGTTATCGCGGTGGAGGTTGGGGGGGCGGCTTTGGCGGTGGTGGATTTGGAGGCGGCGGTTTTGGCGGCTTCGGCGGTGGCCGCAGCGGCGGGGGAGGGGCGGGAGGAAGTTTTTAAAACGAAGCAATGCCCAAGAAAACGATTGGTTGCAACGCAGGCTTAGCTTATCGAAGCGTGATTATTTAAGTCGAACGCTTTACAAGTTTAGGATGTTGTACGCGCAAATCTCCACATAGGTCGAAGAGGCGTGACAAAAGTAGAGAAGAACAATCATGAAAAAAATGCCGGCTACTCCGGAAACGATTTTTGCGGAGTACATCAACGATTGGCAAACGGCTTTTGGCAGCGGGCTGGAGGCCATCATTCTTTATGGCAGCGTCGTGCGCGGTGAATATTCCGGCCAAAGCTCGGACATTAATTTTTTGGTCATACTCAAACCGGAGGCCATGAAAAAGCTGCGCACGGCTATTCCGTTTACCGAAAAATGGCGCCAGCACGGCGTGGTCGCGCCGCTGGTGTTGACGCGCGATTTCTTACGCGCTTCACTCGATAGCTTTCCCATCGAGATTCTGAGTTTGCAACGCCATCATCGTGCTCTGTTTGGCGAAGACGTGCTGCAGGATTTGGCTCCGTCACCTCAGCATGTGCGGCTGCAACTCGAGCGTGAAATCAAGGGCAAGTTGGTTCATTTGTGGAAAGGTTTTTTGAGCGTTGGCGCTGAGCGCAATGCTTTGCACGATTTGCTGGTCCGCTCAATTAGCGATTTGTATGCGCTCTTCGAAGCCTTTTTGTTCTTAAAGAATGAAGAGATTCCCGTGAAACGCAAGGAGCTTTTCCAGCAAGTCGCGCGTGTGGCGAATTTGGACGAGAGTTTTATCGCGCCGCTGCTGCGTTTGCATGAACACGAGAGCCGCCCGTATCGTGAAGAGTTGTGGCGATTGACGGAGGATTACCTCGTTCAAATCGAAAAATTTTCTGACTATATTGATCGGATGTAAATTTCATCTCAACTGTTTGAAGGAGGATTGGAAAATGGGTAAAAAGTTTCTTATCGGCCTGGGCGTTGTTGTGGTTTTGGGTTTTCTATTGTACAGTTTTTTTTCCGGCAACTATAACAAGTTGGTAGGCCTCGATGAAGGCGTGAAGCAGTCCTGGGCGGAGGTGCAAAACAACTATCAGCGCCGCGCGGATTTGATTCCGAATCTTGTGGCAACGGTGAAAGGCGCGGCAGATTTCGAACGGGAAACGCTGGAGAGCGTCATCGAAGCGCGCGCCAACGCTACCCGGCCGGAAATCAATGTTGATGCCGACAAGTTATTGAATGATCCGCAGGCCTTTCAGCGCTTCCAGCAGGCGCAGGATAACCTGACTTCGGCATTGAGCCGGCTGCTCGTGGTTGTGGAACGGTATCCCGAGTTGAAAGCCAACCAGAATTACCTCGATTTGCAAACACAGCTCGAGGGCACGGAGAATCGCATCACCACCGCGCGCCGGCGTTTTAATGAAACGGTGCAGGGCTTCAACAGCACGGCGCGCACGTTTCCGACCAACATTATTGCCGGCATATTCGGGTTCAACCAAAAGCCTTATTTTGAAGCCTCGGCAGAAGCGCAGCAAGCGCCGAAGGTGGATTTTTCCAGAGAGCAGAATTGAGGCGATTATTAACTAAATCGCAAACAGCCGAGGCAGCAAAATTCCTTTATCGGTCGAAGGCTCGACAAGTGAGCCGGAGCGGCAGTCGTGAATCACTGTCCGGGCTTTTGTAATCGGATTGGCGGTTTGAATTGAAGGTTCCGTTGGCGAAATGAACATGGCGAAGAGAACGGTCACAACGCCGCGCATCATCTCCGTCTCGCGACGCACGGATATTCCGGCTTATTATGCCAATTGGTTTATGCAGCAAGTCGAGCGGGGTGAAGTCATCTACCCCAATCCGATGAGCTTCAAGCCTGTACGCCTTTCTTTGCGGCCCGAGCATGTGTTGTTCCTGGTCTTTTGGACGCGCAATCCTTACCCGCTTGAAAAGTATCTCGATCGGCTCGATCAGCTTTATGGCCGGGCGTACTATTTTCATTTTACTATTAATGGCCTGCCCAAAACAGTGGAGACCAATAACCCACCGCTTGATTTTGCTGTCGCAACGTTTCAGCGTCTCGCTGCGCGTTATCCCGGTCAAATTTTCTGGCGTTATGATCCAATTGTGTTGTCGGATCAGACGCCAGTAGAGTATCACGTGCAGAAATTCGGCGAGTTGGCGGAACGCTTGCTCGGCGCCACGGCACGTTGCTATTTTTCATTTGTCAATTGGTACCAAAAGGTGCAGCGTAATTTAGCCCGGGCGAGCCGGCAGCATGGCATATCCTTTCGTGATGCGGCGTTGCAGGAACGGCTTGACCTTGTGCGCCAGCTTGTTGCACTTGCCGCGGCGAACGGCATGCAGCTTTATTCGTGTTGCCAGGATGAGCTTTGTGAGATTCCACAGGTTGAGAAAGCGCATTGTGTTGATGTCGAGACCGTCCGGCAAATTGCGCCTGAGCGTTATCGCATGCTGAAGGCCACACCTACGCGCGACGATTGCGGTTGTTACGAAAGCCGCGATTTAGGCTATTATGATAGCTGTCCGCACGGTTGTGTTTATTGCTACGCCAATCTTGACCGCGCCAGGGCCAGGGAATTTCACGCGCAATATCTCAAGAATAGAGTTCTGCCCTACGATGGCCGCACAAATTAAAATGGCCCGTGACGAGGTTTTCGTCGCGGGCCTTCTCATTGTCAATCAGAATTTCTAGGAAGAACCTTGTTGAGTTCCTCAGCAATGGTTATTCGAAAGTGTTAGATCTCGCCGCGCGGCCGGCGATGCGCGAATTTTTCATCCCAGATGAATAATTTTTGCTCACGCAACTTCTTGAAAAAATCCTCGCTCAACTCGCCACGCACCACAGTTTTGTGATCTTTTTGATCAATGTTGATGCTGTTCAACGCATCAACCGCCGGACGATCCTCTGCGACCGAAAGTTTTGCCGCTGCCAACCCGCCGCGCATTAAATCGACCAAAAGCTTGCTGGTCTCCGCCTTGCCGCAGTCGAT
This portion of the Cytophagia bacterium CHB2 genome encodes:
- a CDS encoding class I SAM-dependent methyltransferase, with amino-acid sequence MKSGQTEHAFEESPREVENRESGRLSSNSTDCKMGMVDDLFTLAACRLPYHRQKIKRKNICRLRLRFILLASLPCWNYLWPQPNQLQGKTRMPQKNSDSGRAWGEQSSQTFIDYGNYFVPEREVQMQTLVALIPPRMHTFHVLELCCGEGLLAEAVLQRFTTSIVHGFDGSREMLNKALSRLARFGERFDTAHFDLAASDWRKLPYPVHAVLSSLAIHHLDGNQKLQLCCDIFELLESEGVFLIADVVQPAHAQGVAVAAEAWDEATRQRALYLDGDLRAFEYFQQSEWNMYRHPDGIDKPSGLFEQLQWLAQAGFVDIDVYWMKAGHAIFGGRKA
- a CDS encoding TPM domain-containing protein, yielding MRIKIFLVIAGLLWIGAPARAQNFPAPVGFVNDFAHVIPDDIEAQITTLTTELEQKTGAEVTVVTIDSIGDYDYTDYAIRLFEKWGIGKKGKDNGVLIFLTVQERKARIEVGYGLEGILPDITAGRIFRQYMVPDLQRNDFGAGLLAGVRVIVGVIAEDAGVEITGAIRPRLSRRPEEGEFPVTTLIIIIVILIILARSGLLGPMLYSGGLGGGRYRGGGWGGGFGGGGFGGGGFGGFGGGRSGGGGAGGSF
- a CDS encoding nucleotidyltransferase domain-containing protein, yielding MKKMPATPETIFAEYINDWQTAFGSGLEAIILYGSVVRGEYSGQSSDINFLVILKPEAMKKLRTAIPFTEKWRQHGVVAPLVLTRDFLRASLDSFPIEILSLQRHHRALFGEDVLQDLAPSPQHVRLQLEREIKGKLVHLWKGFLSVGAERNALHDLLVRSISDLYALFEAFLFLKNEEIPVKRKELFQQVARVANLDESFIAPLLRLHEHESRPYREELWRLTEDYLVQIEKFSDYIDRM
- a CDS encoding LemA family protein — its product is MGKKFLIGLGVVVVLGFLLYSFFSGNYNKLVGLDEGVKQSWAEVQNNYQRRADLIPNLVATVKGAADFERETLESVIEARANATRPEINVDADKLLNDPQAFQRFQQAQDNLTSALSRLLVVVERYPELKANQNYLDLQTQLEGTENRITTARRRFNETVQGFNSTARTFPTNIIAGIFGFNQKPYFEASAEAQQAPKVDFSREQN
- a CDS encoding DUF1848 domain-containing protein, with amino-acid sequence MNMAKRTVTTPRIISVSRRTDIPAYYANWFMQQVERGEVIYPNPMSFKPVRLSLRPEHVLFLVFWTRNPYPLEKYLDRLDQLYGRAYYFHFTINGLPKTVETNNPPLDFAVATFQRLAARYPGQIFWRYDPIVLSDQTPVEYHVQKFGELAERLLGATARCYFSFVNWYQKVQRNLARASRQHGISFRDAALQERLDLVRQLVALAAANGMQLYSCCQDELCEIPQVEKAHCVDVETVRQIAPERYRMLKATPTRDDCGCYESRDLGYYDSCPHGCVYCYANLDRARAREFHAQYLKNRVLPYDGRTN